One window of Legionella pneumophila subsp. pneumophila str. Philadelphia 1 genomic DNA carries:
- a CDS encoding DUF5801 repeats-in-toxin domain-containing protein → MCPPQGVDSGLDNNGNNIYLYNIAGSVVGSTSATQAGITTGNTIFSLDVNSSSGVVTLTQHQEVDHGLPGASSNYAAQEAILNTGLVFLNATAVTTDGDGDTATASASLDLGGNVKFDDDGPSIAVVAASDALVVDESFLATDASANFVDNFTSSYGADGAGNITYALGINAGSTGLKDTATNEDIKLVNNGGVIEGRTVTSNALVFKVSVDASGVVTLDQQRAIVHSPNTGPDQAKTLNAANLITLTATITDKDGDSSSATLNIGQALSFKDDAPVASDITRSGAASEVADTNLMLILDTSGSMAGSGIQTLINSTLELLEQYEALGNVKVRIVTFNTSATAVGSGWMTVDAAKNAILGLTAGGNTNFDAALITAMNAFNSGTVGGADGRIAGAQNVSYFISDGNPTVNQDWPSIPGTLTQNGIQPSEQAAWEAFLQDTNGASAGGERIRSYALGMGTGIDVNNLEPIAFNGVNGANIPAVVVTDISQLADVLVNTITAGPISGTIISDPNPGVSFGTDGGHIQSITVNGITYTVSTDLGSVSTSGSATQGSNTYSYNNSTHVLTVTISTGESFTIDMDDGSYTFTPPANITNAINRIINYVLVDNDGDTSAAAITININLPGTNDPLVVRDDLILTNQPAVSGRDVISIPTWALLANDTGGNGVSSVSSVTQPVAEGTVVLNAGSVAFTEESNSAADGTYNGSTSDPFRYTNTTGSQSATAKVDLDRAQAGENTLDGTYRSEILLGRDTSNDTIIGNDGNDILIGLGGDDTLSGGNGDDILAGGAGNDTLDGGAGNDTATYIDATAGVTVSLNTGSAQNTVGAGTDTLTNIENLTGFKFNDTLTGNNSANTIKGLEGNDTISGLGGNDTLDGGSGDDVIIGGLGDDILTGGSGADQFVLVKGQGGASAGAAPIDTITDFEVNIDKIVINGNNITGVSVSTPVSNTYTITVNYSDAATEHFKMTLSNGALLNDSGKTHLNGVVISGGTATIDGTIVGAVLYLDLNANNQEDEGERLGITDQYGHVEWVVDLSKFDVNGDGQYVIGEARAVQTGGFDIDTGLSYEINLYGPVGSAVISPLTSLLQAQLEAGMDYETANAALVARLGLPEGTQIISFNPITGSGEVLAQNAGVMTAAIQFAEIAAIHYSTDEGHVSFVVFEAISKALLELPEGVVADFGDEGFLQSISNYLGLDALVTSDMIDYMATSQKALEASILTLAPGEDALTAISKIQHVTQGIYAQAIEMALIGYLPLDALKNMSAVLKAYADGDITDEQLNSFEDKLSAVIVNWEDNNVTDTSHQATLQTERIVDDSSVKSEANHEMAQEVNAVINDFMDEHNISLYYYDQQAQMPQEVQEQQPTEDQAEETVMHDDVVQDLLLDDHSLTMLANNPQLNGGNGNDVLHGTTGNDFIRGGQGNDTMTGGGGVDTFFWLSGDDDGGVDTITDFKANPVDQSSDASVLNLSDLLSDADLETNSLDNYLNVSTTEEGDTAIKVDPNGNGNFDAPAQTIILEDVDLTAVFATNNSHDIVNQMIANGNLIVEQ, encoded by the coding sequence GTGTGTCCGCCCCAAGGGGTGGATTCCGGCCTTGATAACAACGGCAACAACATCTACCTGTACAACATCGCAGGTTCTGTGGTGGGTTCAACATCAGCCACGCAGGCGGGTATTACCACAGGCAACACCATCTTTTCATTGGATGTGAACAGCAGCAGTGGGGTGGTGACTTTAACGCAACACCAGGAAGTGGACCACGGTTTGCCGGGAGCCAGTTCCAATTACGCGGCTCAGGAAGCGATATTGAATACGGGCCTGGTCTTTTTAAACGCCACCGCAGTGACGACGGATGGGGATGGGGACACGGCGACTGCCAGTGCGTCTTTGGATTTGGGCGGCAATGTGAAGTTTGATGACGACGGTCCGAGCATTGCAGTGGTTGCGGCATCGGATGCGCTGGTGGTGGATGAAAGCTTCCTGGCCACGGATGCGAGTGCGAATTTTGTGGACAATTTCACCTCCTCTTATGGGGCCGATGGGGCTGGCAACATCACCTATGCCCTGGGCATCAACGCCGGCAGCACGGGGTTGAAAGACACGGCGACCAACGAAGACATTAAACTGGTGAACAATGGAGGGGTTATCGAAGGGCGCACGGTGACTTCGAACGCGCTGGTGTTTAAGGTGAGTGTGGACGCCTCAGGGGTGGTGACCCTGGACCAACAACGCGCGATAGTGCATAGCCCCAACACCGGTCCTGATCAAGCCAAGACTTTGAATGCGGCGAATTTGATTACCTTGACGGCGACGATTACGGACAAGGACGGGGACAGCAGCAGTGCGACCTTAAACATAGGGCAGGCCTTAAGCTTTAAAGACGATGCGCCGGTAGCATCAGACATAACCAGATCAGGAGCCGCAAGTGAGGTAGCTGATACGAATCTTATGCTAATCCTTGATACTTCAGGAAGTATGGCTGGTTCTGGTATTCAAACATTAATCAATTCGACTTTGGAATTGCTTGAGCAATATGAGGCACTTGGTAATGTAAAGGTAAGGATTGTGACTTTCAACACAAGCGCAACTGCTGTTGGGTCTGGTTGGATGACCGTAGATGCAGCAAAAAATGCAATCCTAGGACTTACTGCTGGTGGCAATACAAATTTTGATGCGGCGCTTATTACAGCTATGAACGCATTTAACAGTGGTACTGTTGGAGGAGCTGATGGAAGAATAGCAGGAGCACAAAATGTGTCATATTTTATCTCTGATGGTAATCCAACGGTTAACCAAGACTGGCCTAGTATTCCAGGTACATTAACGCAAAATGGGATTCAGCCAAGTGAGCAAGCAGCATGGGAAGCTTTTCTGCAAGATACTAATGGTGCATCTGCTGGAGGAGAGCGGATTAGATCTTACGCTTTAGGTATGGGAACAGGTATCGACGTTAATAATCTTGAGCCTATAGCATTTAATGGTGTGAATGGAGCAAATATACCAGCAGTTGTTGTTACAGATATTAGTCAGTTAGCAGATGTATTAGTGAACACAATTACTGCAGGTCCAATCAGTGGTACTATAATTTCTGATCCTAATCCTGGTGTTTCCTTTGGGACAGATGGTGGGCATATACAATCGATAACTGTGAATGGTATCACTTATACTGTTAGTACTGACCTTGGTTCTGTATCTACGAGTGGTTCTGCTACTCAAGGCTCAAATACTTATTCATACAATAATTCAACACATGTATTAACAGTAACAATTAGTACAGGCGAATCATTTACTATAGATATGGATGATGGTAGTTATACTTTTACTCCGCCTGCAAATATTACTAATGCAATAAACCGTATAATCAACTATGTATTAGTAGATAATGATGGTGATACTTCAGCAGCTGCAATAACTATTAATATAAATCTTCCTGGAACTAATGATCCTTTGGTAGTTCGTGATGATTTGATTCTTACTAACCAACCTGCTGTAAGTGGTAGAGATGTTATTTCTATACCGACATGGGCATTATTGGCCAATGATACGGGTGGAAATGGGGTGTCTTCAGTCAGCAGTGTGACACAACCAGTTGCTGAAGGTACTGTAGTTCTCAACGCTGGTTCTGTAGCTTTTACCGAAGAATCTAATAGTGCAGCGGATGGTACCTACAATGGAAGTACATCTGATCCTTTTAGGTACACTAATACGACAGGTTCTCAATCAGCGACCGCTAAGGTTGATCTGGATCGTGCACAAGCAGGGGAAAATACGTTAGATGGAACCTACAGAAGCGAGATTTTATTAGGTAGAGATACCTCGAATGACACGATTATTGGTAATGATGGTAATGATATACTGATTGGATTAGGTGGGGATGATACTTTAAGTGGTGGTAATGGTGATGATATTCTTGCTGGTGGCGCTGGTAATGATACGTTAGATGGTGGTGCAGGCAATGATACAGCTACTTACATTGACGCCACTGCAGGTGTAACTGTTTCCTTAAATACCGGTTCTGCACAAAACACTGTTGGTGCAGGAACGGATACACTTACTAATATAGAAAATCTAACTGGTTTCAAATTTAATGATACTCTAACTGGAAATAATAGTGCCAATACAATCAAAGGATTGGAGGGTAATGACACAATAAGTGGATTAGGTGGAAATGATACTTTAGATGGTGGTTCCGGAGACGATGTCATTATTGGTGGATTGGGTGATGACATACTCACTGGTGGCTCAGGCGCTGATCAATTCGTGCTTGTGAAAGGACAAGGTGGTGCCAGTGCAGGCGCAGCGCCGATCGATACTATTACAGACTTTGAAGTGAACATTGATAAGATTGTTATTAACGGTAATAACATTACGGGTGTCAGTGTATCCACTCCGGTTTCTAACACTTATACTATAACGGTTAATTATTCTGATGCTGCTACAGAACACTTTAAGATGACATTATCTAATGGCGCTTTATTGAATGATTCTGGAAAAACTCATTTGAACGGAGTGGTTATAAGCGGCGGCACAGCTACCATTGATGGCACAATCGTTGGTGCCGTTTTGTATCTGGATTTAAATGCCAATAATCAGGAAGATGAAGGAGAACGACTAGGTATCACTGACCAGTATGGCCATGTGGAATGGGTCGTTGACCTTTCTAAATTCGATGTCAACGGTGATGGCCAGTATGTTATAGGCGAGGCTCGTGCTGTTCAAACCGGTGGTTTTGATATAGATACAGGTCTTAGCTATGAAATAAATCTTTACGGGCCAGTAGGTTCAGCAGTTATATCGCCCTTGACAAGCCTCTTGCAAGCGCAGCTAGAAGCCGGCATGGATTATGAGACAGCTAATGCTGCCTTGGTTGCTCGCTTAGGCTTACCAGAGGGAACACAAATTATTAGTTTCAATCCGATTACTGGCAGTGGTGAAGTGCTGGCTCAAAACGCAGGTGTAATGACAGCTGCCATTCAGTTTGCTGAAATAGCCGCAATACACTATTCAACCGATGAAGGTCATGTTTCATTCGTTGTCTTTGAGGCAATTAGCAAGGCATTGCTTGAACTTCCTGAAGGGGTAGTCGCTGATTTTGGCGATGAGGGTTTCTTGCAGTCCATTTCAAATTATTTGGGATTAGATGCTCTGGTTACATCTGATATGATTGACTATATGGCAACCAGCCAGAAAGCGTTAGAGGCCAGTATTTTGACTCTTGCGCCCGGAGAAGATGCTCTGACGGCCATCAGCAAGATACAGCATGTGACCCAAGGTATATATGCCCAGGCTATTGAAATGGCATTGATAGGGTATTTGCCATTAGATGCTCTTAAAAACATGAGTGCTGTTCTTAAGGCTTATGCTGATGGAGATATTACGGATGAACAACTCAACTCCTTTGAAGACAAGCTTTCTGCTGTGATTGTGAATTGGGAAGATAACAATGTTACAGACACATCTCATCAGGCTACATTGCAAACAGAGCGTATTGTTGATGACTCTTCAGTCAAATCAGAGGCGAATCATGAAATGGCGCAAGAAGTTAATGCCGTGATTAATGATTTTATGGATGAACATAATATTTCTTTGTACTATTATGATCAACAGGCTCAAATGCCTCAAGAAGTACAAGAACAACAACCAACAGAGGATCAGGCAGAAGAGACGGTCATGCATGACGACGTTGTTCAAGATTTGTTGCTTGATGATCATAGCCTTACCATGTTGGCTAATAATCCCCAATTAAACGGTGGTAATGGCAATGATGTTCTACATGGAACTACCGGAAACGATTTTATAAGAGGCGGTCAAGGAAATGATACGATGACAGGTGGTGGTGGTGTTGATACCTTCTTCTGGTTAAGTGGCGACGATGATGGTGGTGTGGATACTATTACCGATTTCAAAGCAAATCCTGTTGATCAATCATCAGATGCCAGCGTCCTTAACTTAAGTGATTTGCTATCTGATGCGGATCTGGAAACCAATAGTTTGGATAATTATCTGAATGTTTCTACCACAGAAGAGGGCGACACAGCCATTAAAGTAGACCCTAATGGTAATGGAAATTTTGACGCTCCAGCGCAAACGATTATATTAGAAGACGTGGATTTAACAGCTGTTTTCGCTACCAACAATTCCCATGATATTGTGAATCAAATGATCGCTAATGGAAACTTGATAGTAGAACAGTAA
- the wrbA gene encoding NAD(P)H:quinone oxidoreductase, with protein MSNPYILVLYYSRTGSTAQLAQYIARGVESVSGLEARLRTVPPVSTTCEAVDKPVPDAGAIYVSLDDLRHCHGLALGSPTRFGNMAAPMKYFWDGTTSLWLGGDLVNKPACVFSSSASMHGGQETTLISMMIPLLHHGMILLGVPYTEPALTSTQSGGTPYGVTHVAGGDNENPLSQDEITLAKALGERLGRVAMGLKV; from the coding sequence ATGTCTAATCCTTATATCTTGGTTTTATACTATTCTCGCACTGGCTCAACGGCACAATTAGCTCAATATATTGCTCGTGGTGTGGAAAGTGTGTCTGGGCTTGAAGCCAGGTTACGCACTGTACCTCCTGTATCTACCACTTGCGAAGCGGTGGATAAGCCGGTTCCCGATGCTGGCGCAATTTATGTTTCCTTGGATGATTTGCGTCATTGTCATGGATTAGCTTTAGGCAGTCCTACTCGCTTTGGTAATATGGCTGCTCCAATGAAGTATTTTTGGGATGGAACTACTTCTTTGTGGCTGGGTGGAGATCTGGTGAACAAACCGGCTTGTGTGTTTTCTTCTTCAGCGAGTATGCATGGTGGACAGGAGACTACCTTAATCTCCATGATGATTCCTTTGCTACATCATGGCATGATTTTATTGGGTGTTCCTTATACTGAACCTGCCCTAACCAGTACGCAGTCTGGTGGTACGCCTTATGGTGTAACCCATGTGGCTGGTGGTGATAACGAGAATCCATTAAGTCAAGATGAGATCACATTGGCTAAAGCTCTGGGGGAAAGATTGGGACGTGTAGCAATGGGTCTGAAGGTTTGA
- a CDS encoding IS4-like element ISLpn6 family transposase: MASCEWIINESKEANFGDKRLDKRYGDILSGLLSSPNASIPTTFQSWNETLAAYRFFNHVNVNPESILLPHSEATLERIKAEKIVLIPQDTTEVDFTGRKSLSGMGYLSNERSRGLYLHPSIAFTPERVCLGVVEMQHWIRKEIGTRNSRKGKSIEEKETYCWLKGYNAANKIALAVPDTMVVSISDREGDIYEVLEKLPSEENKAYWLIRCQHDRAVLNEETNQFELLLKKEVSKACVLGTIEFEIPAGTSYRNCKKRHTRKARSVRQEIRICSVSLRPPRRKSKKLNVIEIQVVHCKEINTPEGEQPVEWFLITSVPIKTLDRAVEIVNWYLCRWLIEMYIKILKSGCKIEELRFETYEATLNCIAFYMIVAWRVFYLTMLGRTCPDIDCTTVFEDNEWQATYAMATKKKPPKKPPKLYEIILMIAKFGGHLGRGSDGLPGTKVMWIGLQRMKDFTLAWETFHTLS; the protein is encoded by the coding sequence ATGGCTAGTTGTGAATGGATTATTAATGAATCCAAGGAAGCGAACTTCGGTGATAAGCGGTTAGATAAGCGTTATGGAGATATCTTAAGCGGGTTACTTAGCTCACCAAATGCAAGCATTCCAACTACATTTCAAAGTTGGAATGAAACACTGGCAGCCTACCGGTTTTTTAACCATGTGAATGTAAATCCGGAATCAATTCTTTTACCCCATTCTGAAGCGACACTAGAACGTATAAAAGCAGAAAAGATAGTTCTAATTCCCCAAGACACAACAGAGGTAGATTTTACAGGTAGAAAATCATTGTCAGGCATGGGTTATCTCTCCAACGAGAGAAGCCGGGGATTATATTTACATCCAAGCATTGCATTTACGCCAGAACGAGTTTGTTTGGGCGTAGTAGAAATGCAGCATTGGATAAGAAAAGAGATTGGTACGAGGAATAGTAGAAAGGGAAAGTCAATTGAGGAAAAGGAAACCTATTGTTGGCTTAAGGGCTATAATGCAGCGAATAAAATTGCACTGGCAGTACCCGATACAATGGTTGTCAGTATTTCCGATAGAGAGGGAGATATTTATGAGGTTCTTGAAAAACTTCCCTCCGAAGAAAATAAAGCCTATTGGCTTATACGTTGTCAGCATGATAGAGCTGTTTTGAATGAAGAAACAAATCAATTCGAGTTACTTCTTAAAAAAGAAGTTAGCAAAGCTTGTGTTCTTGGCACCATAGAGTTTGAAATTCCCGCAGGCACTTCCTATAGAAATTGCAAAAAAAGACATACTCGAAAAGCCCGTAGCGTTAGACAGGAGATTCGTATATGTAGTGTTTCTTTAAGGCCTCCTCGTCGAAAAAGCAAAAAATTGAACGTCATTGAAATTCAGGTTGTACACTGCAAAGAAATAAATACACCAGAAGGGGAGCAACCCGTTGAATGGTTTCTAATCACAAGTGTCCCTATAAAAACACTGGATCGGGCAGTTGAAATTGTTAATTGGTATTTATGTAGGTGGTTAATAGAAATGTACATAAAAATTTTAAAGAGTGGATGCAAGATAGAGGAATTACGATTTGAAACTTACGAGGCTACTCTTAATTGCATCGCTTTTTATATGATAGTGGCATGGCGGGTATTTTATTTAACAATGTTGGGACGAACTTGCCCTGATATAGACTGTACAACAGTCTTTGAAGATAACGAATGGCAAGCCACTTATGCCATGGCAACAAAGAAAAAACCACCAAAAAAACCACCTAAACTTTATGAAATTATTTTAATGATCGCAAAATTTGGAGGACATTTAGGAAGAGGCTCTGATGGCCTCCCTGGAACAAAAGTCATGTGGATTGGTCTACAACGCATGAAAGATTTTACTTTGGCTTGGGAAACCTTTCATACATTGAGTTAG
- a CDS encoding endonuclease domain-containing protein gives MVPADAKLLKQAKSLRKRSTDAENCLWYYLRAHRLKGYKFKRQVPIGNYIVDFVCIQRKLIVELDGGQHLLNKEYDKNRSAYFSTLSYKVLRFWNDDVLLRTGDVLESIVRCLEES, from the coding sequence GTGGTTCCAGCTGATGCTAAATTATTGAAACAAGCAAAATCTCTCCGGAAAAGGAGCACTGATGCTGAAAATTGTTTATGGTACTATCTAAGAGCACATCGATTAAAAGGATACAAATTTAAAAGACAAGTTCCTATTGGGAATTATATTGTCGATTTTGTTTGTATTCAGAGAAAACTCATTGTTGAACTGGATGGTGGACAACATCTTTTAAATAAAGAGTATGATAAAAACCGGAGCGCCTATTTTAGCACATTAAGTTATAAGGTTTTGCGGTTTTGGAATGATGACGTGTTATTGAGAACTGGGGACGTACTTGAGAGTATTGTCAGATGCTTGGAAGAATCATAA
- a CDS encoding exodeoxyribonuclease III, which produces MKVISFNANGIRSSARNGFYDWLVGQDVDFVCIQETKSQVEQLIPEELYFPRDYFCDYFDAEKKGYSGVAIYSKYKPMRIVKGLGFDYCDKEGRYIQFDYPKLSVVSLYLPSGTSGDDRQEVKYAFLEQFARHLMNLKNEGRELIICGDYNIAHKKIDLKNWRGNQKNSGFLPEERAWMDELFGSMGFVDAFRVHNQEEEQYTWWSYRARAWEKNVGWRIDYQVITPGLTEYVADSRIFREARFSDHAPLMIEYKGDWCV; this is translated from the coding sequence ATGAAAGTAATTAGTTTTAACGCCAATGGCATACGCTCTTCTGCCCGTAATGGATTTTATGATTGGCTTGTAGGGCAGGATGTTGATTTTGTATGTATTCAGGAAACGAAATCGCAAGTAGAGCAATTAATCCCTGAAGAACTCTATTTTCCAAGGGATTATTTTTGTGATTATTTTGATGCTGAAAAGAAAGGCTACAGTGGGGTTGCCATTTATTCAAAATATAAACCCATGCGTATTGTGAAAGGGCTTGGGTTTGATTATTGTGATAAAGAAGGGCGTTATATCCAATTTGATTACCCTAAATTAAGTGTGGTTTCTCTTTATTTGCCTTCTGGAACAAGTGGTGATGATCGGCAGGAAGTGAAATATGCTTTTCTGGAGCAATTTGCCAGACACTTGATGAATTTAAAAAATGAGGGAAGAGAATTAATCATTTGTGGTGATTACAACATCGCTCATAAAAAGATAGATTTAAAAAATTGGCGAGGAAATCAGAAAAACTCGGGATTTTTACCCGAAGAGCGTGCCTGGATGGATGAGTTATTTGGTTCTATGGGGTTTGTAGATGCCTTTAGGGTACATAATCAGGAAGAAGAGCAATATACCTGGTGGTCTTATCGAGCTAGAGCCTGGGAAAAGAATGTCGGGTGGCGGATTGATTACCAGGTGATTACGCCTGGTCTGACTGAATATGTCGCGGACAGCCGAATTTTTCGCGAAGCACGTTTTTCGGATCATGCTCCTTTAATGATTGAATACAAGGGAGACTGGTGTGTTTAA
- the xth gene encoding exodeoxyribonuclease III, which translates to MFKLASWNVNSLKVRLEQVLQWLESSQVDVLAMQETKLTDDNFPVASFIDKGYHVIFSGQKTYNGVAIISRYPMTDIQTDIPELEDPQRRILAATVKGIRLINLYVPNGGELTSDKYQYKLDWLNKVTRFIQHEISIYSKVAVVGDFNIAPEDRDVYDPVEWEGCVLVSPPERQAFMKILELGLHDSFRNFAQEEKAFSWWDYRAAAFRRNRGLRIDHVLLSHELNALCRQSKIDKEPRKAERPSDHAPVWVELEL; encoded by the coding sequence GTGTTTAAACTCGCTAGCTGGAATGTTAATTCATTAAAAGTCCGTCTGGAACAGGTTTTGCAATGGCTTGAGTCTTCACAAGTTGATGTGCTTGCTATGCAGGAGACTAAGCTGACCGATGACAACTTTCCTGTTGCTTCATTTATAGACAAAGGGTACCACGTCATTTTTTCAGGTCAGAAAACTTATAACGGGGTGGCCATTATTAGTCGATATCCTATGACAGATATTCAAACCGATATTCCAGAATTGGAAGATCCCCAGCGGCGTATCCTGGCTGCTACGGTAAAAGGAATCAGATTGATTAATCTTTATGTGCCCAATGGTGGAGAACTGACTTCAGACAAGTACCAATATAAACTGGATTGGTTAAATAAAGTGACTCGTTTCATCCAACATGAGATAAGCATTTATTCTAAAGTAGCAGTTGTGGGTGATTTTAATATTGCGCCCGAAGATCGGGATGTCTATGATCCAGTTGAATGGGAAGGTTGTGTTCTGGTCAGCCCTCCTGAAAGGCAAGCATTTATGAAGATACTTGAATTGGGTTTACATGACAGTTTCCGTAATTTTGCTCAGGAAGAAAAAGCGTTTAGCTGGTGGGATTATAGAGCCGCAGCATTCCGACGTAATCGTGGTTTGCGCATTGATCATGTGCTATTGAGCCATGAATTAAACGCTTTATGCCGACAATCCAAAATCGATAAAGAACCAAGAAAAGCAGAGAGGCCTTCCGATCATGCGCCGGTTTGGGTTGAGTTAGAATTATAA
- the rpmE gene encoding 50S ribosomal protein L31, protein MKASVHPDYQTVKVTCSCGEVFETRSTLCKDLNIEVCSMCHPFYTGKQKLVDTGGRVQKFRDRYNMRTGQAKSKE, encoded by the coding sequence ATGAAAGCATCAGTTCATCCTGATTATCAAACAGTTAAAGTAACATGCAGCTGTGGTGAAGTATTTGAAACTCGTTCTACTTTGTGTAAAGATTTGAACATAGAAGTTTGTTCAATGTGCCATCCTTTTTATACAGGAAAACAAAAGTTGGTTGATACTGGTGGCCGTGTTCAGAAATTCCGTGACAGGTATAATATGCGTACTGGGCAAGCCAAATCAAAAGAATAA
- a CDS encoding malic enzyme-like NAD(P)-binding protein, which yields MDNEVIKQRALDYHEFPVPGKLSVHLTKSTNSQDDLSLAYTPGVAAPVLAIAEAPENAYRFTSKGNLVAVMTNGTAVLGLGNLGPLASKPVMEGKAVLFKRFADLDVFDIEIDAEDPQSFIATAKRIAPTFGGINLEDIKAPECFEIEQALIEQLNIPVFHDDQHGTAIVVAAGLLNALELQNKKLSDIKIVCMGAGAAGIASMRLLVALGAPKSNMLLLDTKGVIHSGREDLNPYKFAFARNTSCRTLEDALVDADVFIGVARPDLLNAHLLSLMAPNPVIFALSNPDPEIKPELAHSVRKDLVMATGRSDYPNQVNNVLCFPYIFRGALDVRATCINQAMQIAAVEAIRQLVHEPVPQVVKDNYPGVVNWDFGPDYIIPKPIDPRLKERVPAAVAKAAIASGASQFNNL from the coding sequence TTGGATAATGAAGTAATAAAGCAGCGGGCATTGGATTATCATGAGTTCCCTGTTCCAGGGAAACTCTCTGTTCATCTTACAAAATCGACTAATTCCCAAGACGATTTGTCTTTGGCTTATACACCTGGTGTAGCTGCCCCAGTTTTAGCCATAGCTGAAGCGCCCGAAAATGCGTATCGTTTTACCAGCAAAGGCAATCTGGTTGCGGTGATGACCAATGGTACTGCAGTGTTAGGTTTGGGAAATCTTGGGCCCTTAGCGAGTAAGCCTGTGATGGAAGGCAAAGCGGTATTATTTAAACGATTTGCCGATCTTGATGTCTTTGATATAGAAATTGATGCAGAGGATCCTCAGTCTTTTATTGCTACTGCAAAACGCATTGCCCCAACTTTTGGCGGCATAAATCTTGAAGACATCAAAGCTCCGGAGTGTTTTGAAATAGAACAAGCTTTGATTGAGCAGTTAAATATTCCTGTATTCCATGATGATCAGCATGGTACTGCGATTGTAGTTGCAGCTGGTTTGTTAAATGCTTTGGAACTACAGAACAAGAAATTAAGTGATATTAAAATTGTCTGCATGGGTGCTGGAGCTGCTGGTATTGCTTCTATGCGACTTCTTGTGGCATTAGGGGCTCCCAAAAGTAACATGCTCCTTCTGGACACCAAGGGCGTTATTCATTCAGGCCGCGAGGATTTAAATCCCTACAAGTTTGCTTTTGCCAGAAATACTTCCTGTCGTACACTTGAAGATGCTTTGGTCGATGCCGATGTGTTTATTGGCGTTGCAAGGCCAGATTTGCTGAATGCTCATTTATTAAGTTTGATGGCGCCCAATCCAGTGATTTTTGCTTTATCTAACCCTGATCCTGAAATCAAACCCGAATTGGCTCATAGTGTACGTAAAGATCTGGTGATGGCAACAGGACGAAGTGATTATCCTAATCAAGTTAATAATGTATTATGTTTTCCTTATATTTTTCGTGGTGCGCTAGATGTTCGTGCCACTTGCATTAACCAGGCCATGCAAATTGCAGCTGTTGAAGCCATTCGTCAATTGGTGCATGAGCCTGTTCCTCAGGTAGTGAAGGACAATTACCCAGGAGTTGTGAATTGGGATTTTGGACCTGACTATATTATTCCAAAGCCTATCGAT